The stretch of DNA CATCTCTCACTGACCTCAGTCATCCTGGGGTAAAGTAAAGAGAAATGAACAGGGCACATTTCACACACGTCTCCTCCAAGTCCTCAGACAAACAAGCATTTTATTGAGGGGCCTCGGCCTTGGCTTCCTCTTGTCAGAGTTGGCCCAGGAAGCCAGTCTGGCAACTCCAATTGCTTTTTCAGTCCAAGACTCACTTTATTAAGTCAAAAGGGAACCCAGTCTCTCCACGCTCCCTGTCCCTGTTTTCTCTAGCAAATGTCACTCATCTTCATCACCTAGAGAAATTgtccgtgttttttttttttttttttttttttttttttgtctttttgctatttcttgggccgttccctcagcatgtggaggttcccaggctaggggtccaatcggagctgtagcccccagcctatgccagagccacagcaactcagaattcaagccgcgtctgcaacctacaccacagctcgtggcaacgctggatccttaacccactgagcaaggccagggaccgaacccgcaacctcatggttcctagtcggatttgttaaccactgcgccatgacgggaactcctaaaactttttttcaatGTTCAATTTAGGGTCTTTTCACACCAACACAAATCTTCTAGTGTAAtatacctcaaaaaatcaaatcaggagttcccaggatggtgcagcagaaatgaacccgactattatccaagaggactcgggttcaatcctggcctcgctcagtagggatcaggtgttgccatgagctgtggggtaggttgcagatgcagcttggatgtggtgtgctgtggctgtggtgtagaccagcagctgcagcttcaatttgactcctagcctgggaacttccatattctgcaggttggccctaaaaagcaaggggaaaaaaaaaaaaaagaaaagaaagaaagagaaaaaccaaatcaACTGCGAATAGGCTGAGGATCAACTAAGGGGCTGACTTTGGGGCCAAAAAAACTCTTAAGGACCAAGTCAGCCATTCTTCCAGCCACTTTGGGCAAGGAGCCCAGAACAAAGTGGGGGGAAAATGCTCATTCAGCAGCTCAACTGCCCCAACGTGGCAGATATTTTCACTAGAAGTGGAAGTATCTGGAGCCTTAATGGCATTAAGTCTCCTTGGTTCCTCTCTGCATGCCATCCTTTCCATCTTGTCCTTTCATAAATCTCTGGGGCTCTCTTGTTGATTGGCACGGTTCAGACCTACCAAAGAGAAAGGTCCCAGGATGTCACTCTTCATACCCTGAAGGAATCCTCTAGATGCTAACATACCCTCAGGAACCTCCCAAAGCTGTGGAGTAAAGTTTATGTTGTTGTTTCTTTGTCCTACACCTAACCACAACTAGTACCAATCTCTCGCCAAGAGATAAACCACAACACCAGGTCCACAGTCGCCTCCCTGGACCTACCCACTCCTCGTCCTCTGCGCCGTCCCCCTGTCCTCGGGTCTCTGCTGCAGCCCCCTCCCAAGACTTCTGGGCCATGATGTTGTCTGTCCAGGACGCTCCCGTCTTTCCATCACCAGCGAAATTACACTTGGTCACTGTTCCAGCTTCAAGTTTGGCTAATGACTCTGAAGAAGAGAGAAGGTGAATGGCCTCTTTCTGTGTGGCAGAACATAGAAGGGGCTGGCCCGTTTTGCTGGGGTCCCCTAGGCCTGGGTGTGCTCAGGGAGGCCCTGGATGGGACCCGCAAGGTACCAGGTAGAAGAGGTCCCTGACAGGAATCATGGGATTGGGCGGCACCCCAGATCCAGGGTACTGGCTGAGGGACTTGGGCATAAATCTCAAGGGGTCATGTCCACCGGGAGGCCATGGTCTGCTCCAGGAGCTCtaagagggagggatggggaagcCTTGAACAGGAGGCCAGGAGCCCCGACAGGTCATAGGGGAGCATCAGGCCACAGTGGAGGCTGCCCTGCTCACCCAGGAAGGGACCATCACCACGAGTTTTCAGCCGGACCCCAGCCCCTATCTCGAGCTCCATGGCCTCCATCTCTGACTCAGGCATCCAGAATGCCACCGTCTGGTCGGGGGTGAGGCTCTCAGTCAGCGCAAGCAGCTCTGGCTTATTCACCAGCCCCTTCAGTGCTTCGGGCGAGAGACTGTCGGTGTCTCCCTTGGCCTCCACCTCTGCAGGTACACAGCACAAGTGGGTTATTCACTATAATAGcaagaatttttgttgttgttgttgttgtttttatggccccacccaccCAGGCTTCTATagcctgggcatatggaagttcccaggctagggatcgaattggagctgtggccaccagcctacaccacagccacagcaacgtgggatctgaaccaaatctatgacctacaccacaactcacggcaacaccagacccttaatccactgagcaaggccagggatcgaatccgcaacctcatggatacctcagtcgggtttgttagcactgagccaccatgggaatagCAAGCAATTTGGGAGGGCTTTTTAAGAGCCAGGTGAAGGATGAGTGTTGCACCTGCTCACAACCACCTGAAGGTAGGGCTCTGAGCTCCCATCCTGCGAGTATCCATCAAGGAGTTCTGAGttcaggctctggagccagactgcctggtgCAAATCTGCTTACACACTGTGGGACcacaggcaagttacttaacctctctctgtGCCTGACATATAGGGATAAAAGTGGTACCTACTGATGAGGTTGACAGGAGGTGTAAAAGAATTATCTAATGCAAGCAAAGCACTTAGGATGGGGTCTTGCACACAGCAAACCCTCAGCAAGTGTTACTGTATTTCTTATTcctatttacagatgagaaaactaaggcttagagaggctaattaatttgcccaaggtcacaaagctagtcaGCGGAAGAGGCAAGATTCAAGCCCtccatataattcttttttttttttttttttttttgtctttttgtctttttagggttgaacccaccacaattcccaggctaggggtccaatcagagctgtagccgctggcctacaccacagccacagcaacacaggatccaagctgtgtctgcgacctacaccatagctcaccacatcaccagatccttaacccactgattgaggccagagatcgaacctgcatccttatggatgctagtcaggttcgctaaccgctgagccatgacaggaacgcccctCCACATAATTCTGCCTTCCCATGGCGACCCCAGTGACCAGGCAGGGTTCTCTCCCAGCCCTCAGGTCatcctggctggggtggggtctGCTGGAACCAGGAGCAGACTTTGATGGTCCCCATGCCTCTCATCCTGGCCCTGGCAGAGCCCAGAGACTTAGGGAGGATGCCCCTCTCACTCACCTACCCGGAAAGTCCCAAATCCACTAATCCCAGgttggggaggagagggcagtCCCAGTGCCAGACGAAGAAGCAAGGCCTCTCATGCCACCCTGGAGCTCTCCGCAGGCCACCTTCCCCATGCCGACATCCAGAGGGCTGCCGGCCACAAAGACCAGACCACGTTTGGTTCATCGCATGAAACCTCTGACAAGCTCTGCCAGGAACGCCTTCCAGGAACCCCTAGACATCTCGCTTGCAAGGAGGAGGTTCACTGCTCCCTCTCCTCAACCCCCACCCGGCTCAACATCCCCCCAGAAGAGCCACCTCACTTCCTGCTTCGCAAGATGACAAAAGCCAGAGGTGGGGCCACTCACCTTCCTGCCAccacctctcttctttttttttttttttttttgatttttagggctgcacccacagcaggggtcaaatcagagctacagttgctggtctacaccacagccgcggcaatgcgggatctgagctatgtcttcaaacctacaccacagctcatggcaacactggatccttaacccactgagagaggccagggatcgaacctgagacctcacggttcctagtcggatttctttctgctgtgccatgacgggaactcctccctccttcccttctgccAAAGGACAAAGTATCTGATCTCGGGCCCCAGGTCCTACCCCCTCCCACTTCTTCAGGGACCTGCTTGTCTTCCTTGCCTAGATCTTGCCTATCTGCCTTCCCGTGCTCTGGCTGTGGCGCCCTCTACTCCAGACCACACCACCACTGCAGAGCTATGGGGGAGCATATCACCGTGAAGCCCACTGGGTGCTCCGCAGTCCTGACCTCACTGGGCCTTGGGCAGCCCCTGACCCCACTGCCACTCCTCACTCCTGTCCTCCCgggcttctctgggcttcagagaCACACGCTTTCTCCATCCTGTTCAGACTCCTCTCATGTTCCTTCCCCTGCTCCTTGAGGCTCCTTCCCTGTCCAGCCCCTGTCCTTGTTGTTACCCAGGACAACCCAGGGTGACTTATTCACTGAAGCAGCTTCAGTACCACCCACGTGTGATGACACTGAAATACGTGCAGCCAGCTCAGGGCTCTTCCTGGGTTCTAGAACGGTACCACCCAGCCTCCAGGAGACATCCTCCTCTAGCTGGAAGTGCTACCACGTGGCTAATGCTATGGGTCCCAAACAGAACTCCTCCCCAAACTGCTCTGATTGCACCTCTGTCCCCTAAACCTGGCACCCGAGGCCAAATCCTGGGGTCACCCTGGACTCCCCTTATCCTCCCCATATCCAAACAAACACTGAAGCCACCatcccttctctgtcttttttttttttttttcttttctggcctccctggatttcccagggccagggatcaatcagatccaagcagcagtcTCAGTCTCAGCCtaagctacagctacagcaagatccttaacccactgtgctggaccagggattgaacctgcaacccagtgctcccaagacgctgccaattgtattgcaccacagcaggaactctcctcCTCTATCTTGAGCCTGCCCAGTCTTTCCATCCTCACTGACCCGTCCTTCATCCTGGCCTCATATCTCCTTCCTAGTTGCCATCGCAGCCTCCTAACAGCCTCCTGGTTTCTAGTCTATTCACCCCCGCCCCAGGGGTTTTTAAAATCTAATCACGTCACTCACCTACTTAAAACCACTTACTGCAGAGCTCCCCCTGGAAGGCTTCTCCTCACCTGCATTGGGAGCCCTCGATTCCCAGAATTCCCTTGGCATGCTGCCCCATCTCTGAAACACCTTTCCAAGCCTCAGTACCCACCTGATTCCTGCTCATCTTTCAGGATCCAGTACTAGCGTTCCCTCTGCCAGGGCACCTCCGCTGACCGCACCTGCCTGGACTCCAGTCATGGCCTCCAGCTCCTCTACTAGACTAAGAACATCCTGAGTGCAGGTCCGGGTCTTGCCCTTCTCTGGACCCTCAGTGTGTGGCTCAGGGTGGATTCTCATTAAATGTTCACAAAATCAATGAGCAACCGAAAGCATGAATAAATAACATGATGGAGGGGTGGATTCCCACTCAACCTCAAAACCTCATGAGGGGCAGACAGCAAAAATGTCCTTCTACAGCCAAAAGTGGGGGAAGAGGAATGAGATCAGGGAGGGCCCGAGAACCAAGTAAGAATTTTGGcaggggagtttccactgtggctcagcggtaatgaacctgattactatccatgaggacatagattctatccctggcctcgctcagtggattaaagatctggcattgccgtgagctgtggggtaggttgcagacgttgtTCAGaacgtgcgttgctgtggctgtggtgtaggcctgcagatgaACCTCTGATCCAATCCCTAACCTGTGAATTTCCACagactgcaggtgtggccctaaaaagacacacacgaaAAAGAATTTTGGCAGGAAAATGGAGGCCATTTGGCTTGAACTCTGCACAAAGGCAGGTTCACGTATGATTCTGCCAGACTGCAGAAGATGGTAAGAGCCAAGAAGGTAGCCAGGCCCTCAGGACTGACGTGGAGCACTGGGGATCCTGAGTAAACGAGGGGCAGGAAGAGTCCAGCCAGGGAGTCCTCAGGCCAAGTGTGGGCTTCAAGGACAACCATGCTAAGACACTTTCTAGGAGCCAAGAGACCCCTGGAAACAAAGGAAGGCCACAGTGTAGGGGGGCCCTAAGGGAAGAAGAGGGGGTACCTACTGTAGGATGACATGAGGAAGCCTGTGTTCACCTTCCTGGTGGCGCTGAAGTTGGGCTCGATTTCATTTCCCTTGGGATCAAATTTACGGCGATGGATGCGACTGGGCCGGATATACAGCACGTAGTAGCGCTCCTGGGACCAggcagagagagagtgagggggCTGTTTCATGCTTCACCCTCCGACACACACACTCCCCATGTGCTCTGGCTGCAGCAACTCCCCCCCAACCTTACTCTCTACCCCCAGAATCCCACCACAGCTCCAAAAGATGTTCACATTAGCCAGAGGACCCCACTGCACTATCATTCATTCATGTGTTTAGAGGAGAACttgttggaattcctgttgtggtacagcggaaacaaaatccaactagtatccatgaggactcgggttctatccctggcctcgctcagtgggttaaggatctggtgttgccaggagctctggtgtaggtcgcagacatggcccggatcctacgttgttgtggctgtggtgtaggctggcagctgcatctccaatttgactcctagcctgggaacctccatgtgccagcagatgtggccctaaagagaaaaagaaaaaaagagaacttgtCACACATAATGAGCCATACGAGACTTCCGAGAGAGGGCAAGCTCAGAGCCACACCCTGAAGCCTCCATGcagtcagagacagaaagtatatacagaaaaccataacCCAAGCACTAAGGACCCCAAATACCATGAGGGAGGAGTGGCAGCAGCAAAGAGGCCATGGAAAGGACACTGAAATGAGGTTCTGAGTGAGGACACCCACTGTGCCTCTTCTCCCAAATGTGGGTCCTGGAGCAGATCATTCCTAACCTCGGTTTCTCCTGTTGCCTTGGAGACAAAATGATGTTTAGGGCATGTTGTcagctttgtttgctttttttttttttttttttttaatctttttgccatttcttgagcagctcccgcagcatatggaggttcccaggctaggggtctaatcggagctgtagctgctggcctatgtcagagcctcagcaactcgggattcaagccctgtctgcgacctacaccacagctcacggcaacgccagatccttaacccactgagcaagcccagggatcgaacccgcaacctcatggttcctagtaggatttgttaaccactgagccacaacaggaacttcacttttttttgcttttttgccaagccacctctgtaacctacaccacagttcacggcaatgctggatccttaacccactgagcgaggccagggatcgaacctgtatcctcatggatcctagttgggttcgtttccattaagccacaacaggaactccaatatcaattcttttctttttttatcttttgtctttttacagctgcacccacagcatgtggaggttcccaggctaggagtctaatcagagctacagctgccagtcacagccatagccacaccagatccaagttgcatctgtgacctacaccacagctcacagcaacgccagatccttaacccactgagcaaggccagggatggaacccgagtcctcatggttcattaccactgagccaggcaggaaACTGctatgattcctagttggattcatttctgctacaccacgatgggagctcctcgtTGTCAGGATTTAAGAGATAATGGAGGAGCAGGCACAGGGTAAAGCACGAAGTGTGCCTGCCAGCTATCCTCATCAAAACAGGCGGGCCAGATGCTCTCAGAGACTGAAGAAGAGGAAAGCACCTCctgggagaaagagaggaggcaAGAAGGGAAAAACCCGAAACTGTAAGAAAAGGATGTGGGAAGAatatcaaaagccaaaaaaacaaaaacaaaaatggtaacAACTTACCCATAATACTAAGTAGTAAAAGCAGGACTGGGTCCAGAGTCTATGCTTTCAACCCGCTATTTCCTATTGTACTCAGTACTTAAGTATTtacttaaataataaaagtaaggagttcccgtcgtggcgcagtggttaatgaatccgactaggaaccatgaggttgtgggttcgatccctgcccttgctcagtgggttaacgatccggcgttgctgtgagctgtggtgtaggttgcagacgagcctcggattccgagttgctgtggctctggcgtaggccggtggctacagctccgattagacccctagcctgggaacctccatatgccgtgggagcggcccaagaaatggcaaaaagacaaaaaaaataaaataaaataagacttgttcttaactcaaaaaaaaaaaaaaaaaaaaaagaatatcaaaagcCTTGACaggtacataaaataaaagtcaaggtcttgagttcccaccatggctcagtggaaaattaGTATCAttaggaagcaggtttgatccctggccttggtcagtgggttaaggctccgacgctgctgtgagctgtggtgtcattgcagatgcagctccgatcctgcgttgctgtggctgtggcgtaagctggcagccacagctccaatctgaccccgagcctgggaacttctgtatgctttgggtgcggccctaaaaagcaaaaagaaaaaagtcaaaatccagtatgtatagttttttttttgttttttaggaccacatccaaggcatgtggaagttcttgaaaTGGGGTCAagttggacctgcagctgccatctTATGCAACatccagatctgagctacatttgtgacctacaagGCAacttgcaacccactgagcaaggatccttaacccactgagcaaggctagggatcaaacccgcatcaccACAGACACcatgtgaggttcttaacctgctgagtcacctgGGAATtccttaacaaatgtttattattttttgttttcttttttggccgccccacagcgtacgagttcccagggcagggatcagatccttaatccaccgtgCCAGGCTGATGATCGAACCTGAAGCCCAGTGTTCCAGAGGTGctgccaatcctattgtgccacagcaagaactcccgtGTGTATGTCTGAGCAACACAAGACCCTTAGAGGCTTCATGGGAGTCCAGGCTGGGAAAGCAAGTGGGATCACTGCAGAGCAGTCTtgaggcttaatctccaaaacatacaaacaacacatataactcaacaacaaaaaatcaaacaacccaatcaaaaaagtgggaagaagacctaatagacatttctccaaagaagacatacagatggccagtaggcatatgaaaagatgttcaacatcactaaggattagagaaatgcatgtcaaaactataatgaggtaccatctcacaccagtcagaatggccatcattaataagtctaaaaacagcaaatgctggagaaggcgtggagaaaagg from Sus scrofa isolate TJ Tabasco breed Duroc chromosome 7, Sscrofa11.1, whole genome shotgun sequence encodes:
- the ARPIN gene encoding arpin isoform X2, with protein sequence MELGPFKSRAGTPAAAPDPDLRLGIASLGVCSLRGSSQRLPPRVPAQCPGPRGLRARGENEPHLPRQRPPEQSGAERAAAWGLGPRRPPGERYYVLYIRPSRIHRRKFDPKGNEIEPNFSATRKVNTGFLMSSYKSLAKLEAGTVTKCNFAGDGKTGASWTDNIMAQKSWEGAAAETRGQGDGAEDEEWDD
- the ARPIN gene encoding arpin (The RefSeq protein has 3 substitutions compared to this genomic sequence) produces the protein MSRIYHDSALQNKAVQSARLPGAWDPAAHQGGDGVLLEGELVDVSRHSISDAHGRKERYYVLYIRPSRIHRRKFDPKGNEIEPNFSATRKVNTGFLMSSYKVEAKGDTDSLSPEALKGLVNKPELLALTESLTPDQTVAFWMPESEMEAMELEIGAGVRLKTRGDGPFLESLAKLGAGTVTKCNFTGDGKTGAYWTDNIMAQKSWEGAAAETRGQGDGAEDEEWDD
- the ARPIN gene encoding arpin isoform X1 — protein: MSSYKVEAKGDTDSLSPEALKGLVNKPELLALTESLTPDQTVAFWMPESEMEAMELEIGAGVRLKTRGDGPFLESLAKLEAGTVTKCNFAGDGKTGASWTDNIMAQKSWEGAAAETRGQGDGAEDEEWDD